Proteins encoded in a region of the Streptomyces sp. NBC_01298 genome:
- a CDS encoding extracellular solute-binding protein, with product MKMRLLAVSTALAAATALTGCGLTGSGGGAQKVTLWLMKGSASEDFISQFTTTFEKEHPNVDLEVKIQEWKGIGDKVNAVLAGTSEESADVIEVGNTQVAQYVESGGVSELTLEALREWDGKDWLKGLSEPGKVNGAQFGVPWYAANRVVIYDKDLFASAGVKLPIKTRQEWIQATTKLDKGSQQGIYLAGQNWYVLAGFVWDEGGELAVESGGQWIGTLEDEKALAGMEFYKKLQALGDGPKDADEETPPQSDVFARGGIAQIIAPPGQAAAIEAANPALKGKLGFFPIPGKTADKVGSVFTGGSDLIIPEKTKQRRHAVDVITALVSEKWQTELASTMSYVPNKSTLAHVVAGNEGATAMAPGAAQGRATPQSPHWAEVEAKNPIKPFMTAVLTGGDPARAAKAASDTISKVLSSDR from the coding sequence GTGAAGATGCGCTTGCTTGCCGTGTCCACCGCTCTCGCGGCCGCGACCGCCCTCACCGGCTGCGGTCTCACCGGGTCGGGCGGAGGTGCGCAGAAGGTGACGCTCTGGTTGATGAAGGGCAGCGCCTCCGAAGACTTCATCAGCCAGTTCACCACCACCTTCGAGAAGGAACACCCCAATGTGGACCTGGAGGTGAAGATCCAGGAGTGGAAGGGCATCGGCGACAAGGTCAATGCCGTCCTGGCCGGCACGAGCGAGGAGAGCGCCGACGTCATCGAGGTCGGCAACACCCAGGTCGCCCAGTACGTGGAGAGCGGCGGAGTCTCCGAACTCACCCTGGAAGCCCTGCGCGAATGGGACGGCAAGGACTGGCTGAAGGGTCTCTCCGAACCCGGAAAGGTCAACGGCGCCCAGTTCGGCGTCCCGTGGTACGCCGCCAACCGCGTGGTGATCTACGACAAGGACCTCTTCGCGAGCGCCGGGGTCAAGTTGCCGATCAAAACCCGCCAGGAATGGATCCAGGCCACGACCAAGCTCGACAAGGGCAGCCAGCAGGGCATCTACCTCGCCGGACAGAACTGGTACGTCCTCGCCGGGTTCGTCTGGGACGAGGGCGGCGAGCTCGCCGTCGAGAGCGGCGGCCAGTGGATCGGCACGCTCGAGGACGAGAAGGCCCTGGCCGGAATGGAGTTCTACAAGAAGCTCCAGGCCCTCGGTGACGGCCCCAAGGACGCCGACGAGGAGACGCCCCCGCAGTCCGACGTCTTCGCCCGCGGCGGGATCGCCCAGATCATCGCCCCGCCCGGCCAGGCCGCCGCCATCGAGGCCGCGAACCCGGCCCTCAAGGGCAAGCTCGGCTTCTTCCCGATACCCGGCAAGACCGCCGACAAGGTCGGCTCGGTCTTCACCGGCGGCTCGGACCTGATCATCCCCGAGAAGACGAAGCAGCGTAGACATGCCGTAGACGTGATCACGGCCCTGGTCAGCGAGAAGTGGCAGACCGAGCTGGCGAGCACGATGAGCTACGTACCGAACAAGAGCACCCTCGCGCACGTGGTCGCGGGCAACGAGGGCGCCACCGCGATGGCCCCCGGCGCCGCCCAGGGCCGCGCCACCCCGCAGTCCCCCCACTGGGCCGAGGTGGAGGCCAAGAACCCGATCAAGCCGTTCATGACGGCCGTCCTCACCGGTGGGGACCCCGCGAGGGCGGCGAAGGCGGCCTCCGACACCATCAGCAAGGTTCTGAGCTCCGACCGCTGA
- a CDS encoding dodecin — protein sequence MSNHTYRVTEIVGTSHEGIDQAIRNGIARAGETLHHLDWLEVVQIRGHIENGEIAHYQVGIKVGFRLDGEGEA from the coding sequence ATGTCCAATCACACGTACCGGGTGACCGAGATCGTGGGCACGTCCCACGAGGGCATCGATCAGGCCATCCGCAACGGCATCGCCCGCGCGGGCGAGACGCTCCACCATCTCGACTGGCTCGAAGTCGTTCAGATCAGGGGGCACATCGAGAACGGCGAGATCGCGCACTACCAGGTGGGGATCAAGGTCGGTTTCCGTCTCGACGGCGAGGGCGAGGCCTGA
- a CDS encoding phosphatase domain-containing protein translates to MTETQNRRPLAVFDIDNTLADTADRQHFLERRPRDWSGFFGAAPADPPLARGIALAVESAADCEVTYLTGRPERCRADTEDWLARNGLPEGRVWMRGNQDRRPARTTKLEVLRRIARGREVRMLVDDDELVCQAVRAAGFRVVLANWAADAPELKDAQEGEGRT, encoded by the coding sequence GTGACCGAGACTCAGAACCGAAGGCCCCTGGCCGTCTTCGACATCGACAACACCCTGGCCGACACCGCCGACCGCCAGCACTTCCTGGAGCGCCGGCCGCGCGACTGGAGCGGGTTCTTCGGTGCCGCCCCGGCCGATCCGCCCCTGGCCCGGGGGATCGCGCTCGCGGTGGAGAGCGCGGCCGACTGCGAGGTCACGTACCTCACCGGCCGCCCGGAGCGGTGCCGCGCGGACACGGAGGACTGGCTCGCCCGGAACGGGCTGCCCGAGGGGCGGGTGTGGATGCGCGGGAACCAGGACCGGCGGCCCGCCCGGACGACCAAGCTGGAGGTCCTGCGGCGGATCGCGCGGGGCCGCGAGGTGCGGATGCTGGTGGACGACGACGAGCTGGTGTGCCAGGCGGTGCGCGCGGCGGGCTTCCGGGTGGTGCTGGCGAACTGGGCGGCGGACGCGCCGGAGCTCAAGGACGCGCAGGAGGGCGAGGGGCGCACCTGA
- a CDS encoding S41 family peptidase, with product MRMTRTPNPVTRRRLIGAAAAALLAATGCAGRDRAEGAAMSAGARGYLTTALEVMEAKSLLAADTDWPTVRREAFARAGSAQVPADTYGAVRQALRALGDRHSQFMTPQEAARALRPAPGATPVPEARVLAGSIGYLSLPAVSSDRAAAAYVRQARKAVAEADGQGAGGWIVDLRGNTGGDMWGPLAAVGAVLGDGDVGAFVEADGKRTPWTIENGTPRQYLATWGPATPLSRAAPPVAVLTSSRTASAAEAVTIAFRGRPGTRSFGQATRGVPTGNDSHALPDGALILLTQAREADRTGLVHNGPLPPDEEVPDDTRDLGSGQDRTLEAAARWLRGRTTAAPTPTPTPTPTPTPTPGES from the coding sequence ATCCGCATGACACGAACCCCGAATCCCGTGACCCGCCGCCGGCTGATCGGCGCGGCCGCGGCGGCCCTCCTCGCCGCGACGGGCTGCGCCGGCCGAGACCGGGCGGAGGGCGCGGCCATGTCGGCGGGAGCACGTGGATACCTCACCACCGCGCTGGAGGTCATGGAGGCCAAGTCGCTCCTCGCGGCGGACACCGACTGGCCGACGGTACGCCGCGAGGCCTTCGCCCGCGCGGGAAGCGCGCAGGTCCCCGCCGACACCTACGGCGCCGTCAGGCAGGCCCTGAGGGCACTCGGCGACCGGCACAGCCAGTTCATGACCCCCCAGGAAGCCGCGCGGGCGCTGAGACCCGCACCCGGTGCCACCCCGGTACCGGAGGCCAGGGTGCTCGCCGGTTCCATCGGCTACCTGTCCCTGCCGGCGGTGTCCTCCGACCGTGCCGCGGCGGCCTACGTGCGGCAGGCCCGCAAGGCCGTCGCGGAGGCCGACGGACAAGGGGCCGGAGGGTGGATCGTGGACCTGCGCGGCAACACGGGCGGGGACATGTGGGGTCCGCTGGCCGCGGTGGGGGCCGTCCTGGGCGACGGGGACGTCGGAGCGTTCGTGGAGGCCGACGGCAAGCGGACTCCGTGGACGATCGAGAACGGTACGCCGCGCCAGTACCTCGCCACCTGGGGCCCCGCCACCCCGCTGTCCCGTGCCGCTCCCCCCGTGGCGGTGCTCACGAGCAGCCGGACCGCGAGCGCGGCCGAGGCCGTGACCATCGCCTTCCGCGGCCGCCCCGGCACCCGCAGCTTCGGCCAGGCCACCCGCGGCGTCCCCACGGGCAACGACTCCCACGCCCTCCCCGACGGCGCGCTCATCCTCCTCACGCAGGCCCGGGAGGCCGATCGCACGGGCCTGGTCCACAACGGCCCCCTCCCGCCCGACGAAGAGGTCCCGGACGACACCCGCGACCTCGGCAGCGGCCAGGACCGCACACTCGAAGCCGCGGCCCGCTGGCTACGCGGCCGGACCACCGCCGCCCCCACCCCGACGCCAACCCCGACCCCGACGCCGACACCGACGCCCGGCGAATCCTGA
- a CDS encoding LLM class flavin-dependent oxidoreductase, which yields MIRSLSILDRSRTRTGHPAAQALRDTVELARTAERLGYRRFWVSEHHSVPGVAGSAPTVLAAAVAGATDRIRVGTGGVMLPNHQPLVVAEQFGVLESLFPGRIDMGLGRSVGFTGGIRRALGRDTADADRFEEQLAELLGWFDGSQRAHPEVHARPAEGTRIPAFVLATGEGAGIAARAGLPLVVGDLRSRTRITEIIAAYREEFRPSPWGARPYVVASGTVAVAATAEAARRLLVPEAWAVAHSRTRGSFPPLRPAEEIEALPMSAKERELYEGALAGHIHGTEEQVAAELSEVAELTGADELLVTTSTYDRTALLDSFGRLARLAGLTEHPDGRADARADSHPDLVGRSSGAGH from the coding sequence GTGATCCGCTCCCTCTCGATACTCGACCGGTCCCGCACCCGCACGGGACACCCCGCGGCCCAGGCCCTGCGCGACACCGTGGAGCTCGCGCGCACCGCCGAGCGGCTCGGCTACCGCAGATTCTGGGTCTCGGAGCACCACAGCGTGCCCGGGGTCGCCGGATCCGCGCCCACGGTGCTCGCCGCGGCCGTGGCGGGGGCGACCGACCGGATCCGGGTCGGCACCGGCGGCGTGATGCTGCCCAATCACCAGCCGCTGGTCGTCGCGGAGCAGTTCGGGGTCCTGGAGTCGCTGTTCCCCGGCCGGATCGACATGGGGCTCGGCCGCTCGGTCGGCTTCACCGGCGGGATCCGCCGCGCGCTCGGGCGGGACACCGCCGACGCCGACCGGTTCGAGGAGCAGCTCGCGGAGCTGCTGGGCTGGTTCGACGGCTCCCAGCGGGCGCATCCCGAGGTGCACGCCCGCCCGGCGGAGGGGACGCGGATCCCGGCGTTCGTACTGGCCACCGGTGAGGGGGCGGGGATCGCCGCCCGCGCCGGACTGCCCCTGGTCGTCGGGGACCTGCGGAGCCGGACCCGGATCACGGAGATCATCGCGGCGTACCGCGAGGAGTTCCGGCCCTCCCCCTGGGGTGCGCGGCCGTACGTCGTGGCCTCCGGGACGGTCGCGGTCGCCGCCACCGCGGAGGCCGCCCGGCGGCTCCTGGTGCCCGAGGCCTGGGCGGTCGCGCACTCCCGCACCCGGGGGAGCTTCCCGCCGCTGCGCCCGGCCGAGGAGATCGAGGCCCTCCCCATGAGCGCCAAGGAGCGGGAGCTGTACGAGGGCGCCCTCGCCGGGCACATCCACGGCACGGAGGAGCAGGTCGCGGCGGAGCTGTCCGAGGTCGCGGAGCTGACCGGGGCGGACGAGCTGCTGGTCACCACGTCCACGTACGACCGGACGGCGCTGCTGGACTCCTTCGGACGGCTCGCCCGGCTCGCGGGCCTCACGGAGCACCCGGACGGCCGTGCGGACGCCCGCGCGGACAGTCACCCGGACCTCGTCGGCCGCTCCTCGGGCGCCGGACACTAA
- a CDS encoding excinuclease ABC subunit UvrA: MHQPVAPAPHAHDPYVRVRGAREHNLRGVDVDVPRDALTVFTGVSGSGKSSLAFGTLFAEAQRRYFESVAPYARRLIHQIGAPKVDSVTGLPPAVSLEQRRSSPGSRSSVGTVTMLSNSLRMLYSRAGSYPPGAERLDSDAFSPNTAAGACPSCHGLGRVHGTSEELLVPDAGLSIRQGAIAAWPGAWQGKNLRDILEALGHDVDAPWRELPAADREWILFTEEQPVVTVHPVREADRIQRPYQGTYMSAHRYVMRTFSDSKSATLRARAERFLNHAPCPVCEGRRLRPEALAVTFAGRTIAELAALALTDLDGVLAAARGGGEASRVLTEDLRSRIGPVTELGLGYLSLDRGAPTLSAGELQRLRLATQLRSGLFGVVYVLDEPSAGLHPADTEALLGVLDRLKAAGNTLFVVEHDLAVVRHADWLVDVGPLAGEHGGRVLHSGPPDALAAVAESATARYLFGARRPDERPSGAPRQATGSVRLSGVERHNLRDVAAEFPLGVFTAVTGVSGSGKSTLVGQVLAGEVHERLAEPEFPVRRLVEVDQKPIGRTPRSNLATYTGLFDVVRRLFTAAPESKARGWKAGRFSFNVPGGRCESCQGEGFVSVELLFLPSTYAPCPQCAGARYNSETLEVRYSGLNIAEVLALTVESAASFFAGVPAAARSLGALSDIGLGYLRLGQPATELSGGEAQRIKLATELQRVRRDHTLYLLDEPTTGLHPADVTVLLRQLHGLVDAGHSVVVVEHDMTVVAGADWVIDLGPGGGADGGRVVAAGTPAEVAGATGSRTAPYLARALAGQP, from the coding sequence ATGCACCAGCCCGTCGCCCCCGCCCCGCACGCCCACGATCCCTACGTCCGCGTCCGCGGTGCCCGGGAGCACAATCTGCGCGGGGTCGACGTGGACGTTCCACGGGACGCGCTGACGGTGTTCACCGGGGTCTCCGGCTCCGGGAAGAGCTCGCTGGCCTTCGGCACGCTCTTCGCCGAGGCCCAGCGCCGGTACTTCGAGTCCGTGGCCCCGTACGCCCGGCGGCTGATCCACCAGATCGGCGCGCCGAAGGTCGATTCCGTCACCGGGCTCCCGCCGGCCGTCTCGCTGGAGCAGCGGCGCTCCTCCCCCGGGTCCCGGTCCTCGGTCGGCACGGTGACCATGCTGTCCAACTCCCTGCGGATGCTGTACTCGCGGGCGGGCTCCTACCCGCCGGGCGCCGAGCGCCTGGACTCCGACGCGTTCTCCCCCAACACCGCCGCCGGGGCCTGCCCCTCCTGTCACGGCCTGGGCCGGGTACACGGCACCAGCGAGGAACTGCTGGTTCCCGACGCGGGCCTGTCGATCCGTCAGGGGGCCATCGCCGCCTGGCCGGGCGCCTGGCAGGGCAAGAACCTGCGCGACATCCTGGAGGCCCTCGGCCACGACGTGGACGCGCCCTGGCGGGAGCTCCCGGCGGCGGACCGCGAATGGATCCTGTTCACCGAGGAACAGCCGGTGGTGACGGTGCACCCGGTGCGGGAGGCCGACCGGATCCAACGGCCGTACCAGGGCACGTACATGAGCGCCCACCGGTACGTGATGCGGACCTTCTCCGACAGCAAGAGCGCCACCTTGCGGGCCCGGGCCGAGCGGTTCCTCAACCATGCGCCGTGCCCGGTGTGCGAGGGCAGGCGACTGCGCCCGGAGGCCCTGGCCGTGACCTTCGCGGGCCGCACCATCGCGGAGCTGGCGGCGCTGGCGCTGACGGATCTGGACGGGGTACTGGCCGCCGCTCGCGGCGGCGGCGAGGCCTCCCGGGTACTCACGGAGGACCTGCGCTCCCGGATCGGCCCGGTCACCGAGCTGGGGCTGGGCTACCTGAGCCTGGACCGCGGCGCCCCGACCCTGTCGGCGGGAGAGCTGCAACGACTGCGACTGGCGACGCAGTTGCGTTCGGGGCTGTTCGGCGTGGTGTACGTACTGGACGAGCCGTCGGCGGGGCTGCACCCGGCCGACACGGAGGCGCTGCTCGGCGTCCTGGACCGGCTCAAGGCGGCCGGGAACACGCTGTTCGTGGTGGAGCACGATCTGGCCGTCGTGCGGCACGCGGACTGGCTGGTGGACGTCGGCCCGCTGGCCGGGGAGCACGGCGGACGGGTGCTGCACAGCGGGCCGCCGGACGCTCTGGCCGCGGTGGCGGAATCGGCGACGGCCCGGTACCTGTTCGGAGCCCGGCGGCCGGACGAACGGCCCTCGGGGGCGCCGCGGCAGGCCACCGGGTCGGTCCGGCTCAGCGGAGTCGAGCGGCACAACCTTCGGGACGTGGCGGCGGAGTTCCCGCTCGGGGTGTTCACGGCGGTGACCGGGGTGTCGGGGTCCGGGAAGTCCACGCTCGTGGGCCAGGTGCTCGCGGGGGAGGTCCACGAGCGGCTGGCGGAGCCGGAGTTCCCGGTACGCCGGCTGGTGGAGGTGGACCAGAAGCCGATCGGCCGGACGCCGCGCTCCAACCTGGCCACGTACACGGGGCTGTTCGACGTGGTCCGCCGGCTCTTCACGGCGGCGCCGGAATCCAAGGCACGGGGCTGGAAGGCGGGCCGCTTCTCCTTCAACGTCCCGGGCGGGCGCTGCGAGTCCTGCCAGGGCGAGGGCTTCGTCTCGGTGGAGCTGCTGTTCCTGCCCAGTACGTACGCCCCGTGCCCCCAGTGCGCCGGGGCCCGGTACAACTCCGAGACCCTGGAGGTCCGTTACTCGGGCCTGAACATCGCCGAGGTGCTCGCCCTGACCGTGGAGTCGGCGGCCTCCTTCTTCGCCGGGGTCCCGGCGGCGGCCCGCAGCCTCGGCGCGCTGTCGGACATCGGCCTGGGGTACCTGCGGCTCGGGCAGCCCGCCACGGAACTCTCGGGCGGCGAGGCTCAGCGCATCAAGCTGGCGACGGAACTCCAGCGCGTGCGCCGCGACCACACCCTGTACCTGCTGGACGAGCCGACGACCGGTCTCCATCCGGCCGATGTCACGGTGCTGCTGCGGCAGTTGCACGGCCTGGTGGACGCGGGACATTCGGTGGTGGTCGTGGAGCACGACATGACGGTCGTGGCGGGCGCCGACTGGGTCATCGACCTGGGCCCCGGCGGCGGTGCGGACGGCGGCCGGGTGGTGGCCGCGGGCACGCCCGCCGAGGTGGCCGGCGCCACGGGCAGCCGTACGGCGCCCTACCTGGCACGGGCCCTCGCCGGACAGCCGTAG
- a CDS encoding cupin domain-containing protein, producing the protein MSGIVRRGFDSADETRPFEDGMGRLDLLNTDQGPVGRAVFEPGWQWSKHVKPIAGTDSCEAPHVGYIVSGRMKIVMDDGESTETQPGDFIQIAPGHDAWVLGDEPCVVLDWQGYGDYAKRA; encoded by the coding sequence ATGTCAGGAATCGTGCGGCGGGGTTTCGATTCTGCCGATGAGACACGTCCGTTCGAGGACGGCATGGGCAGGCTCGACCTGCTCAACACCGACCAGGGACCCGTAGGCCGAGCCGTGTTCGAGCCCGGATGGCAGTGGTCGAAGCACGTCAAGCCCATTGCCGGAACCGACAGTTGCGAGGCGCCCCACGTGGGCTACATCGTCAGCGGCCGGATGAAGATCGTCATGGACGACGGGGAGAGCACCGAGACGCAGCCAGGGGACTTCATCCAGATCGCCCCCGGCCACGACGCGTGGGTGCTCGGTGACGAGCCGTGCGTCGTTCTCGACTGGCAGGGATACGGGGACTACGCCAAGCGCGCCTGA
- a CDS encoding succinate dehydrogenase/fumarate reductase iron-sulfur subunit, with translation MKLTLRVWRQKNADAPGAMASYEVDGISEGMSFLEMLDTLNEDLILSGEDPVAFDHDCREGICGACSLVINGDAHGPERTTTCQLHMRSFDDGDTIDVEPWRASAFPVVKDLVVDRGALDRVIQAGGYITAPTGSAPEAHATAVPKPDADHAFEHAECIGCGACVAACPNGSAMLFTSAKVNHLNVLPQGSPERETRVLDMVATMDAEGFGGCTLTGECATACPKGIPLPSIAAMNKEWLRAVRRGPR, from the coding sequence ATGAAGCTCACCCTGCGCGTCTGGCGCCAGAAGAACGCCGACGCCCCCGGCGCGATGGCCTCGTACGAGGTCGACGGCATCTCGGAGGGCATGTCCTTCCTCGAAATGCTCGACACCCTCAACGAGGACCTCATCCTGAGCGGAGAGGACCCCGTCGCCTTCGACCACGACTGCCGCGAGGGCATCTGCGGCGCGTGCAGCCTCGTCATCAACGGCGACGCCCACGGGCCGGAGCGCACCACGACCTGCCAGCTCCACATGCGCTCCTTCGACGACGGCGACACCATCGACGTCGAACCCTGGCGGGCCTCGGCCTTTCCCGTGGTCAAGGACCTGGTCGTCGACCGGGGGGCCCTCGACCGGGTCATCCAGGCCGGCGGCTACATCACCGCCCCGACCGGCTCCGCGCCGGAGGCGCACGCCACGGCCGTCCCCAAGCCGGACGCCGACCACGCCTTCGAGCACGCCGAGTGCATCGGCTGCGGGGCGTGCGTGGCGGCCTGCCCCAACGGCTCGGCGATGCTCTTCACCTCCGCCAAGGTCAACCATCTGAACGTGCTCCCGCAGGGCTCGCCGGAGCGCGAGACCCGGGTGCTGGACATGGTGGCCACCATGGACGCCGAGGGCTTCGGAGGATGCACCCTGACCGGCGAGTGCGCCACCGCCTGCCCCAAGGGGATCCCGTTGCCCTCGATCGCCGCCATGAACAAGGAGTGGCTGCGGGCCGTCCGCCGAGGTCCCCGCTGA
- a CDS encoding fumarate reductase/succinate dehydrogenase flavoprotein subunit: MSNDYADYTTGAPIADAKAPEGPIAERWDRRRFEAKLVNPANRRGHTVIVVGTGLAGGAAGATLAEQGYHVVQFCFSDSPRRAHSIAAQGGINAAKNYRNDGDSVHRLFYDTVKGGDFRARESNVHRLAQISVEIIDQCVAQGVPFAREYGGLLDTRSFGGVQVSRTFYARGQTGQQLLLGAYQALSRQIAAGNVEMHARTEMLDLITVDGVARGIVARDLVTGKIDTYYADAVVLASGGYGNVFYLSTNAMNSNATAVWRAHRRGAYFANPCFTQIHPTCIPRTGDHQSKLTLMSESLRNDGRIWVPKAKGDARPAAEIPEAERDYYLERIYPSFGNLVPRDIASRAAKNVCDEGRGVGPGGQGVYLDFADAIRRMGKEKVAEKYGNLFDMYERITAEDPYEVPMRIYPAVHYTMGGLWVDYDLQTTVPGLFAIGEANFSDHGANRLGASALMQGLGDGYFVLPSTINDYLARNPHPDTIDDTHPEAAAAVRETRDCLAKLLAVDGDRTPDSFHREIGELMWEYCGMARTEEGLRKALARIPEIREEFWKRIKVPGSGEEFNQSLEKANRVVDYLELAELMCLDALHRAESCGGHFREESQTPDGEAARRDEEFGYAAAWQYTGTGAAPVLHKEDLVFEYVHPTQRSYA, encoded by the coding sequence ATGAGCAACGATTACGCCGACTACACCACCGGGGCCCCGATCGCCGACGCGAAGGCCCCCGAAGGCCCGATCGCCGAGCGCTGGGACCGCCGCCGATTCGAGGCGAAGCTGGTCAACCCGGCCAACCGGCGCGGGCACACGGTCATCGTCGTCGGCACCGGCCTGGCCGGCGGCGCGGCCGGGGCCACCCTCGCCGAACAGGGCTACCACGTCGTCCAGTTCTGCTTCTCCGACTCCCCGCGCCGGGCCCACTCCATCGCGGCCCAGGGCGGCATCAACGCGGCCAAGAACTACCGCAACGACGGCGACTCGGTACACCGCCTCTTCTACGACACCGTCAAGGGCGGCGACTTCCGCGCCCGCGAGTCCAACGTCCACCGCCTCGCCCAGATCTCCGTCGAGATCATCGACCAGTGCGTGGCCCAGGGCGTTCCCTTCGCCCGCGAGTACGGCGGCCTCCTCGACACCCGTTCCTTCGGCGGCGTCCAGGTCTCCCGCACCTTCTACGCCCGCGGCCAGACCGGGCAGCAGCTCCTGCTCGGCGCCTACCAGGCGCTCTCGCGGCAGATCGCCGCCGGCAACGTCGAGATGCACGCCCGCACCGAGATGCTCGACCTGATCACCGTCGACGGCGTGGCCCGCGGCATCGTCGCCCGGGACCTGGTCACCGGAAAGATCGACACGTACTACGCGGACGCCGTCGTCCTCGCGAGCGGCGGGTACGGCAACGTCTTCTACCTCTCCACCAACGCCATGAACTCCAACGCGACCGCCGTCTGGCGGGCCCACCGGCGCGGCGCGTACTTCGCGAACCCCTGCTTCACCCAGATCCACCCCACCTGCATCCCGCGCACCGGCGACCACCAGTCCAAGCTCACGCTGATGAGCGAGTCCCTGCGCAACGACGGCCGCATCTGGGTCCCCAAGGCCAAGGGCGACGCCCGCCCGGCCGCCGAGATCCCCGAGGCGGAGCGCGACTACTACCTGGAGCGGATCTACCCCTCCTTCGGCAACCTCGTGCCCCGCGACATCGCCTCCCGCGCGGCCAAGAACGTCTGCGACGAGGGGCGGGGCGTGGGCCCCGGCGGCCAGGGCGTCTACCTCGACTTCGCCGACGCCATCCGCCGCATGGGCAAGGAGAAGGTCGCCGAGAAGTACGGCAACCTCTTCGACATGTACGAGCGGATCACCGCGGAGGACCCGTACGAGGTCCCCATGCGGATCTATCCCGCCGTGCACTACACGATGGGCGGGCTGTGGGTCGACTACGACCTCCAGACCACCGTCCCCGGCCTGTTCGCGATCGGCGAGGCCAACTTCTCCGACCACGGCGCCAACCGCCTAGGCGCCTCCGCCCTCATGCAGGGCCTGGGCGACGGCTACTTCGTGCTGCCCTCCACCATCAACGACTACCTGGCCCGCAACCCGCACCCGGACACCATCGACGACACGCACCCCGAGGCCGCGGCCGCCGTCCGCGAGACCCGCGACTGCCTCGCCAAGCTGCTCGCCGTCGACGGGGACCGCACGCCCGACTCCTTCCACCGGGAGATCGGCGAACTGATGTGGGAGTACTGCGGGATGGCCCGGACCGAGGAGGGCCTGCGCAAGGCGCTCGCCCGGATCCCGGAGATCCGCGAGGAGTTCTGGAAGCGGATCAAGGTGCCCGGCAGCGGCGAGGAGTTCAACCAGTCGCTGGAGAAGGCCAACCGCGTCGTCGACTACCTGGAGCTCGCCGAGCTGATGTGCCTCGACGCCCTCCACCGCGCCGAATCCTGCGGCGGCCACTTCCGCGAGGAGTCCCAGACCCCGGACGGCGAAGCCGCCCGCCGGGACGAGGAGTTCGGGTACGCCGCCGCCTGGCAGTACACCGGAACCGGCGCCGCGCCCGTCCTGCACAAGGAAGACCTCGTCTTCGAGTACGTCCACCCCACCCAGCGGAGCTACGCATGA
- a CDS encoding succinate dehydrogenase, with product MALATRTDRRPSTTRTLWDSSVGKKSVMAVSGLIMLGYLVVHMLGNLKIFFGADEFNGYAHWLRTLGSPFLHHEWALWIFRVALVAAVVAHGVCAYQLSRRDIKARPVKYVHKRRRASYATRTMRWGGIILALFIVWHLLDLTTLTVNERAWAGHPYENVLATFSTWYGNTIYLVAMAALALHVRHGFWSAAQTLGAGNARRDRTLKFLADALALVLFAGFVSVPVAVMTGVVS from the coding sequence ATGGCTCTGGCAACGCGGACGGATCGACGGCCGTCCACCACGCGCACGCTCTGGGACTCCTCCGTCGGCAAGAAGTCCGTGATGGCCGTCTCCGGCCTGATCATGCTCGGCTACCTGGTCGTGCACATGCTCGGCAACCTCAAGATCTTCTTCGGGGCGGACGAGTTCAACGGCTACGCCCATTGGCTGCGCACCCTCGGCTCGCCCTTCCTGCACCACGAGTGGGCCCTGTGGATCTTCCGCGTGGCTCTGGTCGCCGCCGTCGTCGCGCACGGGGTCTGCGCGTACCAGCTCAGCCGGCGCGACATCAAGGCGCGCCCGGTGAAGTACGTCCACAAGCGCCGCCGTGCGAGCTACGCCACCCGCACCATGCGCTGGGGCGGCATCATCCTCGCCCTCTTCATCGTCTGGCACCTGCTCGACCTCACCACCCTCACCGTGAACGAGCGGGCCTGGGCCGGGCACCCGTACGAGAACGTCCTGGCCACCTTCTCCACCTGGTACGGCAACACCATCTACCTCGTGGCGATGGCCGCCCTCGCACTGCACGTCCGCCACGGCTTCTGGAGCGCCGCCCAGACCCTCGGCGCGGGCAACGCCCGGCGGGACAGGACGCTGAAGTTCCTGGCCGACGCCCTGGCCCTGGTCCTCTTCGCGGGCTTCGTGTCCGTGCCCGTCGCCGTCATGACCGGAGTGGTGAGCTGA